One Ictalurus punctatus breed USDA103 chromosome 10, Coco_2.0, whole genome shotgun sequence genomic region harbors:
- the ptgfr gene encoding prostaglandin F2-alpha receptor — protein sequence MSNNWTAETECLNSSTRSNSSCNTENISVTSSVISMTVGIISNTMALFILLKSYQRLRSRKSKAFSFLLFASGLVVTDFLGHLINGSLALYVYALNKEWESFDPQQVLCGFFGVCMSFFGLSPLLFGSIMAVERCIGVTCPLFHNTILTSYHINRLLPLTWIIALLVALLPVLVWRPYQVQDSRSWCFYRLVGVRDWLDMLLPMIFSVLGLLALLVSFVCNSVTGFTLLWSRMQKDCRCSPKSSLHSEMICQLLAIMTVSCVCWGPFLVTVIITSLQDKGEIVYSHLLLTLRLATWNQILDPWVYILLRRAVLKRLCLLAQRFYSPCPKHRPEFRWRFSTLGSSVRASSSVSSRPDSMCLKTRSSQPAGSMRELEWRREVCHKYILVRAKGPEC from the exons ATGTCTAACAATTGGACTGCTGAAACAGAATGCTTGAACTCGAGCACTAGGTCTAATAGTAGCTGTAATACAGAAAACATCTCTGTCACCTCGTCTGTCATAAGCATGACAGTAGGGATCATCTCCAATACTATGGCTCTCTTCATCCTTCTCAAATCCTACCAGCGACTCCGTAGTCGGAAGTCCaaagctttttctttcttgctttttgCAAGTGGACTGGTGGTGACTGACTTCCTGGGTCATCTTATAAATGGCTCTCTGGCTCTTTATGTGTATGCCTTGAACAAAGAGTGGGAAAGCTTCGACCCCCAGCAGGTTCTTTGTGGGTTTTTCGGCGTTTGTATGTCTTTTTTTGGTCTGAGTCCCCTGTTGTTTGGAAGCATTATGGCTGTGGAGCGCTGCATTGGAGTGACTTGTCCACTCTTTCACAACACAATTTTGACTTCCTATCACATAAACCGGCTGTTGCCATTGACCTGGATCATAGCCCTGCTCGTGGCCCTGCTGCCAGTGTTAGTGTGGCGCCCGTACCAGGTACAGGACTCCCGTAGCTGGTGCTTCTATCGTTTGGTAGGGGTACGCGACTGGCTGGATATGCTCCTCCCCATGATCTTCTCCGTATTGGGACTCCTGGCTCTGCTCGTCTCCtttgtgtgtaacagtgtgacTGGATTCACTCTTCTGTGGTCCAGAATGCAGAAAGACTGCCGCTGCTCTCCGAAAAGTTCTCTCCACTCTGAGATGATATGCCAGCTCCTTGCAATCATGACGGTATCGTGTGTATGTTGGGGTCCTTTTCTG GTTACAGTCATTATCACGAGCTTGCAAGATAAAGGTGAAATTGTGTACAGCCACCTGTTGTTGACTTTGCGACTGGCCACATGGAACCAGATTCTTGACCCGTGGGTGTACATACTTCTGCGCAGGGCTGTTCTAAAGCGTCTTTGCCTGCTGGCACAGAGATTCTACAGTCCATGCCCAAAACATAGACCAGAATTTAGATGGAGGTTTAGCACTCTGGGGAGTTCTGTGAGGGCGAGCAGCTCTGTAAGCAGCAGACCAGACTCCATGTGCTTGAAGACACGCTCATCACAACCAGCAGGAAGTATGCGTGAGCtggagtggaggagagaagtTTGCCACAAGTATATTCTGGTTAGAGCGAAAGGTcctgaatgttaa